Proteins encoded within one genomic window of Companilactobacillus sp.:
- a CDS encoding ABC transporter ATP-binding protein: MDNIIQVKSLNYQSGDQSILKNINLEIARDSYTTFIGPSGSGKSTLMRIIADMITATSGQVIFNGKDLHEYEPTAYRQKVSYAFQQPTLFGKTVKDNLEFPYLVRNQEFDRAKVADYLEMVNLNESYIDKSVNDVSGGEKQRIALLRNLIFPPEVLITDEVTTGLDVENKSIVRHLIDKFNHEYNVTVLRVTHDDTEIAAASHTVTIENGEVKDV; encoded by the coding sequence TTGGACAATATAATTCAGGTCAAGAGCCTTAATTATCAATCTGGGGATCAGAGTATCCTCAAAAATATCAATTTGGAAATTGCACGGGATTCGTATACCACGTTTATTGGTCCGTCCGGTAGTGGGAAGAGTACCCTTATGCGGATCATTGCTGATATGATCACTGCTACGTCTGGACAAGTGATCTTTAATGGCAAAGATTTACACGAGTACGAACCAACTGCTTATCGCCAAAAGGTTTCTTATGCTTTTCAACAACCAACTCTGTTTGGAAAGACAGTTAAAGATAATCTGGAATTTCCTTACTTGGTCCGTAATCAAGAATTCGACCGTGCTAAAGTTGCCGACTATTTAGAAATGGTCAACCTGAACGAATCGTATATCGACAAGAGCGTCAATGATGTTTCTGGTGGAGAAAAGCAGCGGATTGCTTTGCTTCGTAATTTGATTTTTCCACCTGAAGTGTTGATTACTGACGAAGTCACAACGGGTCTAGATGTCGAAAACAAGTCTATTGTTAGACATTTGATCGACAAATTTAATCATGAGTATAACGTTACCGTTTTGCGTGTAACGCATGATGATACCGAAATTGCGGCTGCTAGTCATACCGTGACGATTGAAAATGGGGAGGTCAAAGATGTCTAA
- a CDS encoding ABC transporter permease, with amino-acid sequence MSNLTVSNTTLAMGFFLVLIALGVGYREKLHFNKDIIIGVIRAIVQLTIVGYILKFVIRVNDVWLTLACFLIIVLNAGWNAGKRGQGIPKAIQISMFAIIVDTVITVGFLVVTGSIKFIPAQIVPFTGMVASNIMVAIGLCFRNMKQTFNDRHQQVLEKLALGADIKLASIDILRDSIKSGVQPTIDSIKTLGLVSLPGMMSGLIFAGVDPVKAIKYQILVAFMLLGSTSLGSIISCYLGYKQFYNEQKQLNEELFS; translated from the coding sequence ATGTCTAATTTAACTGTTTCAAATACCACTTTGGCAATGGGATTTTTCTTAGTGTTGATTGCTTTAGGTGTCGGATACCGAGAAAAATTACATTTTAATAAAGATATTATTATTGGTGTTATTCGTGCCATCGTTCAGTTAACGATCGTTGGTTATATTTTGAAATTTGTTATCAGAGTTAACGACGTCTGGCTCACATTAGCGTGCTTTTTGATCATCGTGTTAAATGCTGGTTGGAACGCGGGTAAACGTGGTCAGGGAATTCCCAAAGCTATTCAAATTTCGATGTTTGCGATCATCGTCGATACGGTCATCACGGTCGGTTTTCTTGTCGTAACGGGGTCAATTAAATTTATCCCGGCTCAGATCGTGCCATTTACAGGGATGGTTGCCAGCAACATTATGGTCGCTATCGGTCTGTGTTTTAGAAATATGAAGCAAACCTTTAATGATCGCCATCAACAAGTTTTGGAAAAATTAGCTTTAGGGGCTGATATCAAATTAGCTTCCATTGATATTTTGCGCGATTCAATCAAATCTGGTGTTCAACCGACAATTGATTCAATTAAAACTTTAGGATTAGTTAGTTTGCCTGGTATGATGTCAGGTTTGATTTTTGCCGGAGTTGACCCAGTTAAAGCCATCAAGTACCAGATCTTAGTGGCATTTATGCTTCTAGGAAGTACTAGTTTAGGCTCGATAATTTCTTGTTATTTGGGTTACAAACAATTCTACAATGAGCAAAAACAGCTTAATGAGGAACTATTTTCATAA
- a CDS encoding Ppx/GppA phosphatase family protein — MKLAVIEIGSNSIRTSIYRSSKKNRFKTLDRWREPVRLGKSIAQSRLLTNDQIEETIDVLKEFQNRIQRFDVDRISLIATAAVRLAKNQSQLIFAVMKETGLQLEVINEKEEAYYDYVAVRNTMRIKDSLIVDVGGGSSEISLAKKGRLKQGLSIPIGAISISDLYLTSDPIKDSEVQKARAAINEHLATLSWMKTPATFVGLGGTMRALASILNREGKKKKTLHNSVISREQVDQLFNRLLHATNEERSQIKELSDGRYEVILGGILILSEIIKKTPSKEIRFSNFGVREGYVFNYFYKANKSREAN, encoded by the coding sequence GTGAAGTTAGCAGTCATAGAAATTGGATCTAACTCCATTAGAACATCAATTTATCGATCTTCGAAGAAGAATCGTTTCAAGACATTAGACCGCTGGCGAGAACCAGTAAGACTAGGCAAATCAATTGCCCAGAGTCGACTTTTAACTAATGATCAAATTGAGGAAACAATTGATGTTTTAAAGGAATTCCAGAATAGGATTCAAAGATTTGATGTGGATCGAATTAGTTTGATTGCTACCGCAGCTGTTCGACTAGCGAAGAATCAATCGCAATTGATCTTTGCAGTCATGAAAGAAACAGGCCTGCAACTTGAGGTCATCAACGAAAAAGAGGAAGCGTATTACGATTATGTCGCAGTTCGCAACACGATGCGGATCAAGGATTCCTTGATCGTCGACGTTGGTGGTGGTAGTAGTGAAATCAGTTTAGCCAAAAAGGGACGTCTAAAACAAGGATTGAGTATTCCTATCGGGGCAATCTCAATTTCGGACTTGTATTTGACAAGTGACCCAATCAAAGATTCAGAAGTACAAAAGGCTAGAGCAGCCATTAATGAACACTTAGCCACTTTAAGTTGGATGAAAACTCCAGCGACATTTGTTGGCCTAGGCGGTACGATGCGAGCATTGGCCAGCATTTTAAACCGCGAGGGCAAGAAAAAGAAAACCTTGCATAATTCAGTGATCTCGCGCGAGCAAGTTGATCAATTATTCAACCGTTTGCTTCATGCAACTAATGAAGAACGTAGCCAGATCAAAGAGTTGAGCGATGGTCGATATGAGGTTATTCTTGGTGGGATCTTGATCCTATCTGAGATCATCAAAAAAACCCCCTCTAAAGAAATTCGCTTTTCGAATTTCGGTGTTAGAGAAGGTTATGTATTTAATTACTTTTATAAAGCTAATAAATCTAGAGAGGCTAATTAA
- a CDS encoding YbhB/YbcL family Raf kinase inhibitor-like protein, whose protein sequence is MKVSVPLENGLLADKYGKYASGDQIKNGKPIISFPIEFADIPSDAKYLAFTFTDPGSIPVCGFEWIHWTVANIPVSMPSLPENFSQSAPDEIIQGKNSSASPLLSGNLPELMNGYNGPYPSDQTHDYILKAYALDEKLDIQSGFWMNELLHKMNGHMIAHCRFVIPSRA, encoded by the coding sequence ATGAAAGTATCAGTACCTCTCGAAAACGGCCTTTTAGCCGATAAATACGGCAAATACGCCAGCGGTGATCAAATTAAAAATGGGAAACCAATTATCAGTTTCCCCATTGAATTTGCAGACATTCCTAGCGACGCCAAATATTTAGCATTTACGTTTACCGATCCTGGTTCAATTCCAGTTTGTGGTTTCGAATGGATCCATTGGACAGTTGCCAATATTCCGGTTTCAATGCCTAGTCTACCAGAAAACTTCAGCCAGAGTGCACCAGACGAAATTATCCAGGGAAAGAACAGTTCGGCTAGTCCTTTATTAAGTGGCAACTTGCCTGAATTAATGAATGGCTACAACGGACCATATCCTTCAGATCAAACTCATGACTACATTCTAAAGGCCTATGCTTTGGATGAAAAATTAGATATCCAATCAGGCTTTTGGATGAACGAGTTGTTGCACAAGATGAACGGACACATGATTGCGCATTGCCGGTTTGTAATTCCTAGTCGGGCTTAA